CACCTTCCTAAAGTGAATCTAATCTCAACCCCTTTTTCTCCCCTTTGATTTATATCATTAATCAACCGTGCTTGTTATTTTCGTCATTAGTTTTAGATGCTCTTCAATCTACGAAAACTCGTTATGTTGAGACGCGGAGTTTATTGTCAACCTTTTTCTCCCATATCCAGTTGATGCACCTTTGGTAAGGGTTGGTGACGAGAAATGAGTGAATATGAATGAGAAAGAAAAGGACAAAGGTGAAAGATCGAGGGTTGATAGTGAAAGAAGCGAGCCTAAAAAGATTgataatgaagaagaaaagaaaaagagtgaGAAGTCGATGGAAAGttaagaagagagaaagaagaggaTTAAGGAGAGAAAGAGGTTAGATCGCTTGTATGCTCCTCCACTTCCCTTCCCTTATAAGAGAGTGGAGAAGCAACTTGATGAAAAGTTCAAGAAGTTTCTAGAGCACTtgcaaaagatggagatgaagatTCGGTTTCTTAATGCAATGGCACAAATGCCTAAGTATGCTAAGTTCTTGAAAGACCTACTCTCCAACAAGAAGAAGCTTGAGGAAGAAATAATCAGTCTCCCCCATCAGGTTAGTTCCATTCTACAAGGAAAAATGCATGTAAAAGAGTGAGATCCCGATCCATACAACCTTCTAGTGAAGTTGGGGAATTTTGAACCCAAAGGGGCGCTCGCCGATCTAGGAGCCTCGATTAGCCTTATGTCAATATCCATTGCCAAGAAGCTACCTTTTAGCCTCAGACCTTCCAGAAAGACAATCCAATTGGCAGATAGGAGTATAAAGGTTCCATGTGGAGAGCTTGATGATGTACCTATCCAAGTGGGAGAACTAGTGGTCCCTTGCGACTTTGTAGTGATGGAGATGGAAGAGGGCCCTTATACTCCACTCATTTTGGGAAGAGCCGTCTTAAAAACACTCCGGGCGGTTATCAATTTCCATAATGACACCATAAAGGTGGAAGTAGCCCAGGTGAAGGTCGTATTCAAAATTTCCCCAATCTTGAAGAAATCTATGGTTGAACAAGTGTGCCGCCTTGAAGTTGTTGAAAGAAAACTTGAGAAATATCAGAGGGAAATTGGAATTAGGTATTCAGAGCGTGATGAGGATTCTTATGAAGAAGTTGAGCAGTTGGAAGAACAAGTGGGAAGGACCTAGGAATGTGCAAGCAAAGAAGCTAAATGCCACTATGTGAGATTAAGGAGGGTGTTGTCTACAAGGGGGAGAGTTCCATGCCTCCCCCTAAGGTAAGTTTGAAACCCCTACCCCCTAGCCTTAAATATGCTTATCTTGATGTTGATGAGGGGAGTCCAGTCATAGTGAGTTCTGAGCTTGATGACACCTCGTTGGAAAAATTGCTTGTTTTATTTAGAAGTGTCATTAGGTACTCACTTGATGATATTAAGGCGATTAGTCTAACCCTTGTTATGCACCAGATTCATCTTGATGATGAGCATTTCTCCTTGATTGAGCCACAAAGGAGGTTAAACCCCAACATGAAAGAGGTAGTTAAGGATGAGATCCTCAAACTCCTCAAGGCCGGCTTCATCTACTAAATTTCAGATAGTTGGTGGGTTAGTCCTGTTCATGTTGTT
This genomic stretch from Amaranthus tricolor cultivar Red isolate AtriRed21 chromosome 9, ASM2621246v1, whole genome shotgun sequence harbors:
- the LOC130823179 gene encoding uncharacterized protein LOC130823179, yielding MEMKIRFLNAMAQMPKYAKFLKDLLSNKKKLEEEIISLPHQLGNFEPKGALADLGASISLMSISIAKKLPFSLRPSRKTIQLADRSIKVPCGELDDVPIQVGELVVPCDFVVMEMEEGPYTPLILGRAVLKTLRAVINFHNDTIKVEVAQVKVVFKISPILKKSMVEQVCRLEVVERKLEKYQREIGIRYSERDEDSYEEVEQLEEQVGRT